In Streptomyces sp. NBC_00878, a single window of DNA contains:
- a CDS encoding flavodoxin domain-containing protein — translation MTTTPRVLIAYGTKNGSTAEIAEWIAQALRERHVDADVRPAAEVKDLTPYDAVLIGGGLYAGRWQRDATRFARRHREDLGRLPVWLFSSGPLDPSASERDIPPAPGVARLVNRLDARGHATFGGRLTEGAQGFIARQLIKQGKGGDFRDRAQTGAWAHGIAAELTGSTMEHH, via the coding sequence ATGACCACCACCCCCCGAGTGCTGATCGCCTACGGCACGAAGAACGGCTCCACGGCCGAGATCGCCGAGTGGATCGCGCAAGCCCTGCGCGAACGGCACGTCGACGCAGACGTCCGGCCCGCGGCCGAGGTGAAGGACCTCACCCCCTACGACGCCGTCCTCATCGGCGGCGGGCTGTACGCCGGACGCTGGCAGCGCGACGCGACCCGATTCGCCCGCCGCCACCGCGAGGATCTCGGCCGACTTCCGGTCTGGCTGTTCAGCAGCGGACCGCTCGACCCGTCGGCAAGCGAGCGTGACATTCCGCCGGCCCCCGGCGTGGCCCGTCTCGTCAACCGGCTGGACGCCCGTGGCCATGCCACCTTCGGCGGCCGACTCACCGAGGGTGCCCAGGGCTTCATAGCCCGTCAACTCATCAAGCAGGGCAAGGGAGGTGACTTCCGCGACCGCGCACAGACCGGGGCGTGGGCGCACGGCATAGCCGCCGAACTCACCGGTTCCACGATGGAACACCACTGA
- a CDS encoding CBS domain-containing protein, producing the protein MKHRKVGTVMTSDVVRVSATPPFKEIAALLAEHRISGLPVVDDDEKVIGVISETDLMLRQAQQAEPGHERLRWRPRLTRAARRADTKARARTAGQLMSSPAITVPVDASIAGAARTMAEHRVERLPVLDEEGRLVGIVTRHDLLQVFLRPDEDIRAEIVDEVLVRALWLAPQAIGVTVTEGVVTLDGQLERASEVPIAVSMSGQVDGVVAVVDHLTHRYDDTHQRPDEPAVHGVGEGWLRRP; encoded by the coding sequence ATGAAGCACCGCAAGGTTGGCACAGTGATGACGAGCGATGTCGTACGGGTGTCGGCGACGCCTCCGTTCAAGGAGATCGCGGCGCTGTTGGCGGAGCACCGCATCAGCGGACTGCCCGTGGTGGACGACGACGAGAAGGTCATCGGCGTGATCTCCGAGACCGATCTGATGCTCCGGCAGGCGCAACAGGCGGAGCCCGGACACGAGCGCCTCAGGTGGCGTCCGCGGCTGACCCGCGCCGCCCGCAGGGCTGACACCAAGGCCCGGGCCCGCACAGCGGGACAGCTGATGAGCAGCCCGGCGATCACCGTACCCGTCGACGCCTCCATCGCTGGAGCCGCCCGCACCATGGCCGAGCACCGCGTCGAGCGGCTCCCGGTGCTGGACGAGGAGGGCCGGCTGGTCGGCATCGTCACTCGGCACGATCTGCTCCAGGTGTTCCTGCGCCCGGACGAGGACATCCGCGCCGAGATCGTCGACGAGGTACTGGTACGCGCACTATGGCTGGCTCCGCAGGCGATCGGTGTGACCGTCACCGAAGGGGTTGTCACCCTGGACGGCCAACTCGAGCGCGCCAGCGAGGTGCCGATCGCCGTGAGCATGAGCGGCCAGGTGGATGGCGTAGTGGCCGTCGTCGACCACCTCACCCACCGGTACGACGACACGCACCAGCGGCCGGACGAGCCGGCCGTGCACGGCGTCGGCGAGGGCTGGCTGCGCAGGCCCTGA
- a CDS encoding bifunctional GNAT family N-acetyltransferase/acetate--CoA ligase family protein, whose protein sequence is MTQTARPTRETHALLADGSTVEIRSARPDDHLQVLRLYDSMSAENQRLRFFGASRLAGRQAADRLCAGPEPGYHGLVALLEDRVVGVAEYRTSADPAAAEIGVAVADGLHHRGVGTLLLEHLVTTARTAGLTAFTAATLADNHEMMRVFTDLGLHTERRRDHDEIYSLVRLDQGERYLAAVDERGRVADTASLRPLLRPRSIAVVGAGTKPGSVGRAVLRNIRRAEFTGRLMAVNPHADTVERTPCYPAVASLPQPPELAVLAVPAHAVPQVAEECGKTGVRALVVLTAGLDADQAAALLAAARRYGMRLVGPNCLGIAATEEAVRLDATFAAHRPLPGTAGVAVQSGGVGIALLGGLTRLGIGVSSFVSLGDKYDVSGNDLLQWWESDGTTDLALLHLESFGSPRAFSRTARRVARRMPVLTVDAGRSDAGRRAAASHTAAAATPTVTRQALFTQAGVIATRSIGELLETAALLHSQPLPTGSRVAVVSNAGGAGVLAADACTDAGLTVPELPADLVGELHDLLPAGASVTNPIDATAAVNGKALRACVDRLAAHGAVDAVLVALVPTALMAATGDDPVRALTGPVPAHWTRPVAVVLLDQAESVRLLHTRDGALPAYADPQAAARALAHAAARSRWLARPPGTVPELSDLDTVGARAQVDAFLMANPDGGWLDPRGCAELLDRYHIPQLPWAWAEDEQAAVDAAARLAGPRGRVVLKAYWPGLVHKTDQGAVLLDLEGEEQVRAAHRDLVSRFGEVMTGVLVQPMAGRGTELVAGVVQDEVFGPLVLFGLGGTATEVLADHAARLAPLTDRDVKDLITAPRCAPLLFGHRGSGAVDVAGLEQLLLRLSRLACDLPQLAEADLNPVVARPDGATALDVRIRLLPRSPHDPYLRRLR, encoded by the coding sequence ATGACGCAAACCGCACGCCCCACGCGGGAGACCCACGCGCTTCTGGCCGACGGGAGCACGGTGGAGATCCGGTCCGCGCGGCCGGACGACCACCTTCAGGTGCTGCGGCTGTACGACAGCATGTCGGCGGAGAACCAGCGGCTGCGGTTCTTCGGGGCGAGCCGTCTCGCCGGCCGACAGGCCGCCGATCGGCTCTGCGCCGGTCCGGAGCCCGGATATCACGGGCTCGTCGCGCTGCTCGAAGACCGAGTGGTGGGAGTCGCGGAGTACCGGACCAGCGCCGACCCGGCCGCGGCCGAGATCGGCGTGGCGGTGGCCGACGGTCTCCACCACCGCGGCGTGGGCACCCTGCTCCTCGAACACCTCGTGACCACCGCACGCACGGCGGGCCTCACCGCGTTCACCGCCGCGACACTCGCCGACAACCACGAGATGATGAGGGTCTTCACCGACCTCGGCCTGCACACCGAGCGCCGCCGGGACCACGATGAGATCTACAGTCTCGTCCGGCTGGACCAGGGCGAGCGCTACCTGGCGGCCGTCGACGAGCGGGGCCGCGTCGCCGACACCGCGAGCCTGCGGCCGCTGCTGCGCCCCCGCTCCATCGCCGTGGTCGGGGCGGGCACCAAGCCGGGCTCGGTGGGGCGGGCCGTGCTCAGGAACATCCGGCGCGCGGAGTTCACCGGCCGCCTGATGGCGGTCAACCCGCACGCGGACACCGTCGAGCGCACCCCCTGCTACCCCGCGGTTGCCTCCCTGCCCCAGCCGCCCGAACTGGCGGTGCTCGCGGTGCCGGCACACGCGGTGCCCCAGGTGGCCGAGGAGTGCGGCAAGACCGGGGTACGGGCCCTGGTAGTACTGACCGCCGGGCTCGACGCCGATCAGGCCGCGGCGCTGCTGGCGGCCGCACGCCGCTACGGGATGCGGCTGGTTGGCCCGAACTGCCTGGGCATCGCCGCCACAGAGGAAGCGGTACGCCTCGACGCGACCTTCGCCGCGCACCGGCCGCTGCCCGGCACCGCCGGGGTCGCCGTCCAGTCCGGCGGCGTCGGCATCGCGCTCCTCGGCGGCCTGACCCGGCTCGGCATCGGGGTGTCCAGCTTCGTTTCGCTGGGCGACAAGTACGACGTCAGCGGCAACGACCTGCTCCAGTGGTGGGAGAGCGACGGAACGACCGATCTGGCCCTGCTGCACCTGGAGTCCTTCGGCAGCCCGCGCGCCTTCTCCCGTACCGCCCGCCGGGTCGCCCGGCGCATGCCGGTGCTGACGGTGGACGCGGGCCGTTCCGACGCCGGACGGCGGGCCGCGGCCTCGCACACCGCCGCGGCCGCGACCCCGACCGTGACCCGGCAGGCGCTGTTCACACAGGCCGGCGTCATCGCCACCCGGAGTATCGGCGAACTCCTCGAAACCGCCGCCCTGTTGCACTCCCAGCCGCTGCCGACCGGCTCGCGGGTGGCCGTGGTCTCGAACGCGGGCGGGGCGGGCGTACTGGCCGCGGACGCGTGCACCGATGCCGGGCTGACCGTGCCCGAACTGCCCGCCGACCTCGTCGGCGAACTCCACGACCTGCTGCCGGCGGGAGCGAGCGTCACCAATCCGATCGACGCCACCGCCGCCGTGAACGGCAAGGCGCTGCGCGCCTGCGTGGACCGGCTGGCCGCGCACGGCGCCGTCGACGCTGTTCTGGTGGCGCTCGTGCCGACCGCACTGATGGCGGCGACCGGGGACGATCCGGTTCGCGCGCTCACCGGGCCGGTTCCCGCCCACTGGACGCGCCCGGTCGCCGTGGTCCTGCTCGACCAGGCCGAGTCCGTACGGCTGCTGCACACCAGGGACGGCGCCCTGCCCGCGTACGCCGATCCGCAGGCCGCAGCCCGGGCCCTGGCCCACGCCGCCGCCCGGAGCCGCTGGCTCGCCCGGCCGCCCGGCACCGTCCCGGAACTGTCCGACCTTGACACCGTGGGCGCCCGCGCCCAGGTGGACGCCTTCCTCATGGCGAACCCCGACGGCGGCTGGCTCGACCCGCGCGGCTGCGCCGAACTGCTCGACCGCTACCACATCCCGCAGCTGCCCTGGGCCTGGGCCGAGGACGAGCAGGCCGCCGTGGACGCCGCCGCCCGCCTCGCGGGGCCTCGGGGGCGGGTCGTGCTCAAGGCGTACTGGCCGGGCCTGGTGCACAAGACCGACCAGGGCGCCGTGCTCCTCGACCTCGAAGGGGAGGAGCAGGTGCGGGCCGCGCACCGCGATCTCGTCTCCCGCTTCGGCGAGGTGATGACCGGGGTGCTCGTGCAGCCGATGGCCGGCCGGGGCACCGAACTGGTCGCCGGTGTGGTGCAGGACGAGGTGTTCGGGCCGCTGGTGCTGTTCGGTCTCGGCGGCACGGCGACCGAGGTGCTCGCCGACCACGCGGCCCGGCTGGCCCCGCTCACCGACCGCGATGTAAAAGACCTGATCACCGCGCCGCGCTGTGCCCCGCTGCTGTTCGGCCACCGTGGCAGCGGCGCCGTCGATGTGGCCGGCCTGGAGCAGCTGTTGCTCCGTCTGTCGCGCCTCGCCTGCGATCTGCCGCAGCTCGCCGAGGCCGACCTGAACCCGGTTGTGGCCCGCCCGGATGGGGCCACCGCACTCGATGTACGGATCCGTCTGCTGCCGCGCAGCCCGCACGACCCGTATCTGCGCCGGTTGCGCTGA
- a CDS encoding STAS domain-containing protein, translating into MNETPIHPPSCLRERLVGRTTVVELLGEIDVLTAPVVSSRLDVLTCVPYPELVVDLRRVIFIDCIGLSALCRARNRAVRCGGRVRLVVSSPRVLRMLRAVRLTDVFDVLPALPDVTSPVGTR; encoded by the coding sequence ATGAACGAGACCCCGATCCACCCACCGAGCTGCCTGCGTGAACGCCTGGTCGGCCGGACCACGGTCGTGGAGCTGCTCGGCGAGATCGACGTCCTGACCGCGCCGGTCGTCTCGTCCCGCCTCGACGTGCTGACCTGCGTCCCTTACCCCGAGCTGGTGGTGGATCTCCGCCGCGTGATCTTCATCGACTGCATCGGACTGTCCGCCCTGTGCAGGGCCCGTAACCGTGCCGTGCGGTGCGGCGGCCGGGTCCGGCTCGTGGTGAGCAGTCCGCGCGTTCTGCGCATGCTGCGCGCCGTCCGGCTGACCGACGTGTTCGACGTGCTCCCCGCTCTCCCCGACGTCACGTCTCCCGTCGGCACTCGCTGA
- a CDS encoding universal stress protein translates to MLQQVTAGVDGSTESIAAAHWAAREALRRGASLRLVHAWQWHPRPAASVPAGTSEGDWAQQAMDRAVGSVRAAHPGLRIVDRLVSGSAVDALLTAAEESELTVLGSRGLSGVTGFLVGSVSQRVVARSPRPVVLVRAGETAADEHLPAPDGVSPEEIPETPYRDVVLGLDTRRPCDELIEFAFEAARRYGAALQVIHAFRVSSADGAGLHAVTGSGPELLAAQERAVIATLRPWCEKFPGISVTETVSEGRAATALVRASSGASLVVVGRRTRDGHLGTHIGPVTHAALHHVGCPVAVVPHA, encoded by the coding sequence ATGCTTCAGCAGGTCACCGCGGGAGTTGACGGTTCCACCGAGAGTATTGCGGCCGCGCACTGGGCGGCCCGGGAAGCCCTGCGTCGCGGAGCCTCGTTGAGGCTGGTGCACGCGTGGCAGTGGCACCCCCGCCCGGCCGCCTCCGTACCGGCAGGCACGAGCGAGGGCGATTGGGCCCAGCAGGCCATGGACCGAGCGGTCGGCAGCGTCCGTGCCGCGCACCCCGGGCTGCGGATCGTCGACCGGCTGGTGTCCGGCTCCGCTGTCGACGCCCTGCTCACGGCCGCCGAGGAGTCGGAGCTGACGGTGCTCGGCTCCCGCGGGCTCAGCGGTGTCACGGGGTTCCTGGTCGGCTCGGTATCCCAGCGGGTCGTCGCCAGGTCGCCGCGCCCCGTCGTGCTCGTCCGCGCGGGCGAGACCGCCGCCGACGAACACCTTCCGGCACCTGACGGTGTCTCGCCGGAGGAGATCCCCGAGACCCCGTACCGCGATGTCGTCCTCGGGCTGGACACCCGACGCCCCTGCGACGAGCTGATCGAGTTCGCCTTCGAGGCCGCACGCCGCTACGGCGCCGCACTCCAGGTGATCCACGCCTTCAGAGTTTCGTCGGCCGACGGCGCCGGCCTTCATGCGGTCACAGGGTCCGGGCCGGAGCTGCTCGCGGCACAGGAACGCGCCGTCATCGCGACGCTACGTCCGTGGTGCGAGAAGTTTCCCGGGATCTCCGTGACCGAGACCGTCTCCGAAGGGAGAGCGGCCACCGCACTGGTGCGCGCGTCGTCCGGAGCTTCCCTCGTCGTCGTGGGGCGCCGCACACGGGACGGTCACCTTGGCACGCACATTGGCCCCGTGACACACGCGGCGCTGCACCATGTCGGCTGCCCCGTCGCCGTGGTGCCGCACGCCTGA
- a CDS encoding Crp/Fnr family transcriptional regulator — protein sequence MNAPATASMLRALPAEHRQRLMRFAREVSFPQGTRLFEEGGRADRFWIIRTGTVALDMHVPGRQAAVIETLGHNELIGWSWLFAPHTWHLGAEATSPVRAYEFDATTIRAMCKDDPALGSSVAQWVGDVLAHRLRSARTRLLDLYAPYGSGGLL from the coding sequence ATGAACGCTCCCGCCACGGCCAGCATGCTGCGGGCACTGCCCGCCGAGCACCGGCAGCGGCTGATGCGCTTCGCCCGGGAGGTGTCCTTCCCTCAGGGCACCCGCCTCTTCGAGGAGGGGGGCCGCGCCGACCGGTTCTGGATCATCCGTACCGGCACCGTGGCCCTCGACATGCACGTGCCCGGCCGCCAAGCGGCCGTCATCGAGACCCTCGGCCACAACGAACTCATCGGCTGGTCCTGGCTGTTCGCCCCGCACACCTGGCACCTGGGTGCCGAGGCGACCAGCCCGGTGCGCGCCTACGAGTTCGACGCCACCACGATCCGGGCGATGTGCAAGGACGACCCCGCGCTCGGCTCGAGCGTCGCCCAGTGGGTTGGTGACGTCCTCGCCCACCGCCTGCGCTCGGCCCGCACCCGGCTGTTGGACCTGTACGCCCCGTACGGCAGCGGCGGCCTCCTGTGA
- a CDS encoding CBS domain-containing protein — protein MHGSPHIVSDVMSETVAAIGREASFKEIVRMMQEWKVSALPVLEGEGRVVGVVSEADLLPKEEFRDSDPDRHTQLRRLSDLAKAGAVRAGELMTSPALTVHTNATLAQAARTMARARVKRLPVVDELGMLQGIVSRADLLKVFLREDEEIAEEVRREVVSYLFPVPTSAVRLAVRDGVVRLSGRIRDTSLVPVAARLVRAVEGVVDVEFDLAEHGGSSESATAPSGHNESENASPS, from the coding sequence ATGCACGGCAGCCCGCACATCGTGAGCGACGTAATGAGTGAGACCGTCGCTGCCATCGGCCGTGAGGCCTCCTTCAAAGAGATCGTGCGGATGATGCAGGAGTGGAAGGTCAGCGCCCTGCCTGTCCTGGAGGGCGAGGGCCGCGTCGTCGGGGTCGTCTCCGAGGCCGACCTGCTGCCCAAGGAGGAGTTCCGCGACAGCGACCCCGACCGGCACACCCAACTGCGGCGCCTGTCCGACCTGGCAAAGGCCGGCGCGGTGAGGGCCGGGGAGCTGATGACCTCTCCGGCCCTCACCGTCCACACAAACGCGACGCTCGCACAGGCGGCGCGGACCATGGCACGCGCCAGGGTCAAACGACTGCCCGTCGTGGACGAGTTGGGCATGCTGCAGGGCATAGTCAGCCGCGCCGACCTGCTCAAGGTGTTCCTGCGCGAGGACGAGGAGATCGCGGAGGAGGTACGCCGGGAGGTGGTGTCGTACCTCTTCCCCGTGCCGACATCAGCCGTTCGCCTGGCGGTGCGGGACGGAGTCGTGAGGCTCAGCGGCCGCATCCGGGACACGTCCCTGGTCCCCGTGGCCGCGCGTCTGGTCCGGGCCGTCGAGGGCGTCGTGGACGTGGAGTTCGACCTCGCCGAGCACGGCGGTTCCTCCGAGTCGGCCACTGCCCCGTCAGGTCACAACGAGAGCGAGAACGCGTCGCCGTCGTGA
- a CDS encoding universal stress protein, with amino-acid sequence MDRRRGHRRGHQGLNGRSADSPNLHDGSSARFTPVQVLALPRTVTVGLDGSPESLAAAERAAREAELRGLALRLVHTWDWQPYAQPVPDDAAHRHGGVRVLREATERLHDRHPDLEITSEQVPQPPVTALLAAADDVDPLVIGSRGLSSVTGFLVGSVGLGLVAQTERPAVFVRSGARAEDEHQPDADGRPSAAMPFRDVVLGPYHKHPDNADIAFGASARQAARLRVVHGASLPPYFAYGLAADPALGGELVRQEESAVEAVLAPWREKFPGVEVVEQAAGRNAGGHLVDAAADTSLVVVGRRIRRTPLGPRIRPVTHAVLHLATAPVAVVPHH; translated from the coding sequence GTGGATCGACGGCGCGGCCACCGCCGCGGACATCAGGGCCTGAACGGCCGTAGCGCCGATTCCCCGAATCTGCATGACGGCTCCTCCGCACGGTTCACCCCCGTACAGGTCCTCGCCCTGCCCCGTACCGTGACCGTCGGGCTGGACGGCTCGCCCGAAAGCCTGGCCGCAGCGGAGCGGGCTGCGCGCGAAGCGGAACTGCGGGGCCTCGCCCTGCGCTTGGTGCACACCTGGGACTGGCAGCCGTACGCCCAGCCGGTGCCCGACGACGCGGCGCACCGGCACGGGGGCGTCCGCGTCCTGCGCGAGGCGACCGAGCGGCTGCACGACCGGCACCCGGATTTGGAGATCACGTCGGAGCAGGTCCCGCAGCCGCCCGTGACCGCGCTCCTGGCGGCGGCGGACGACGTCGACCCGCTGGTCATCGGCTCCCGGGGCCTGAGCAGCGTCACCGGCTTCCTGGTCGGCTCGGTGGGGCTCGGCCTCGTTGCGCAGACCGAGCGGCCTGCCGTCTTCGTACGCTCCGGGGCGCGCGCCGAGGACGAGCACCAGCCGGACGCGGACGGCCGTCCCTCGGCCGCCATGCCCTTCCGGGACGTCGTGCTAGGGCCCTATCACAAGCACCCTGACAACGCGGACATCGCGTTCGGGGCCTCGGCCCGTCAGGCGGCGAGGCTGCGCGTGGTGCACGGCGCGAGCCTGCCGCCCTACTTCGCCTACGGGCTCGCCGCGGATCCGGCGCTGGGCGGCGAACTGGTCCGCCAGGAGGAGAGCGCCGTCGAGGCGGTCCTGGCTCCGTGGCGCGAGAAGTTCCCCGGCGTGGAGGTCGTCGAACAGGCCGCAGGCAGGAACGCCGGCGGGCACCTGGTGGACGCCGCGGCCGACACATCGCTGGTCGTTGTCGGCCGACGCATCCGCCGCACCCCGCTCGGCCCCCGCATCAGGCCCGTCACCCACGCCGTGCTGCATCTCGCCACGGCGCCGGTCGCGGTCGTCCCGCACCACTGA
- a CDS encoding nitroreductase family protein yields MPMRQLDQKTVTALVAAATAAPSMHNAQPWRFRFVAAERLLLVRGDPERAMPRSDPGNRALHIGCGAALFNLRVAAAHAGLIPEARLLPEPGDPLLFAAVQLADPAGRSRDDDLARLHPAIRQRHTSRHPFADKDISEEMQANLREAATREGAGLLFAGPWHAETVLDLVYDAESRDALDPDRRADLDRWTRLGAEADTAVDGVPEYAFGPRRRDGKAPQRDFAGRRPVADRGATTFEHTPHLALLSTPGDTPADWLCAGQALERVLLAATLADLATSLTSHPLETSDLRPLVRDPVAGKGHVQMVLRLGYGPRGPATPRRPVRDVLEVG; encoded by the coding sequence ATGCCCATGCGACAGCTCGATCAGAAGACGGTGACCGCGCTGGTCGCCGCCGCCACGGCGGCCCCGTCCATGCACAACGCGCAGCCCTGGCGTTTCCGCTTCGTCGCCGCCGAGCGGCTGCTTCTGGTGCGCGGCGATCCCGAGCGGGCCATGCCCCGGTCCGATCCCGGCAACCGGGCGCTGCACATCGGCTGCGGGGCCGCGCTGTTCAACCTGCGCGTCGCCGCCGCGCACGCGGGCCTGATCCCGGAGGCCCGGCTACTGCCCGAGCCGGGCGACCCGCTGCTGTTCGCCGCCGTCCAACTGGCCGACCCGGCCGGGCGGTCGCGCGACGACGACCTGGCGCGGCTGCACCCGGCGATCCGGCAGCGGCATACCAGCCGCCATCCCTTCGCAGACAAGGACATATCCGAGGAGATGCAGGCCAACCTGAGGGAGGCCGCGACACGGGAGGGAGCCGGGCTGCTCTTCGCAGGTCCCTGGCATGCCGAGACCGTGCTCGATCTGGTGTATGACGCAGAGAGCCGGGACGCCTTGGATCCTGACCGCAGGGCGGATCTCGACCGCTGGACCCGGCTCGGCGCGGAGGCGGACACCGCTGTGGACGGCGTCCCCGAGTACGCCTTCGGGCCGCGCCGCCGCGACGGCAAGGCTCCGCAACGGGATTTCGCCGGGCGCCGGCCGGTGGCCGACCGCGGCGCCACCACCTTCGAGCACACCCCCCACCTGGCGCTGCTCAGCACCCCCGGCGACACACCCGCTGACTGGCTGTGCGCCGGCCAGGCGCTGGAGCGTGTCCTGCTGGCAGCCACCCTGGCCGACTTGGCCACCTCACTGACCTCGCATCCGCTGGAGACCTCCGACCTGCGCCCGCTGGTCCGAGACCCGGTGGCGGGCAAGGGCCACGTGCAGATGGTGCTGCGCCTCGGATACGGCCCACGGGGCCCCGCCACGCCCCGCCGCCCCGTTAGGGACGTCCTCGAGGTGGGATAA
- a CDS encoding pyridoxamine 5'-phosphate oxidase family protein, giving the protein MYPNDGFRELDPQECLRLLAKAPVGRIVHTRHALPAVLPVNFCLDGDGTVLLRTSAASELARAVDGVVVAFEADEVDAARNAGWSVVVTGRATVVTDPGEQKRLARVGPSSWVPSPEEVSIRIRPELVTGRELVGGHTLYGVDLTL; this is encoded by the coding sequence ATGTACCCCAACGACGGATTCCGTGAACTCGACCCGCAGGAGTGCCTCCGTCTACTGGCGAAGGCGCCGGTCGGTCGCATTGTGCACACACGGCACGCCCTGCCCGCGGTGCTGCCCGTCAATTTCTGTCTCGACGGCGACGGCACGGTGCTGCTGCGCACCTCGGCCGCCTCGGAGCTGGCGCGCGCGGTAGACGGAGTGGTGGTCGCCTTCGAGGCGGACGAGGTCGACGCAGCGAGGAACGCCGGCTGGAGCGTCGTCGTCACCGGCCGGGCCACGGTCGTGACCGACCCCGGCGAGCAGAAGCGGCTGGCCCGGGTCGGCCCGAGCTCCTGGGTGCCCTCGCCCGAGGAGGTCTCAATTCGCATCCGTCCGGAGCTGGTGACCGGGCGCGAGCTCGTCGGGGGCCACACGCTGTACGGGGTGGACCTCACGCTGTGA
- a CDS encoding oleate hydratase: MMAKAYLVGSGIAALSAATFLIRDGGFKGSDIHLFEGQRNVGGSLDAGGTADAGYTMRGGRMFEAEFRCTYDLLADIPTLDDPSVSVTQEILAGHEEFAWDDIARLVDGDGKIVDTRSMGFSEHDRLALVRCLAAPEGHLDGRRITDCFGEHFFTTNFWFMWCTTFAFQPWHSAIEFRRYLRRFIHLFPEFSSMSSIYRTRYNQYDSIVRPLTAWLRERGVTVHTGCHVTDLGLAPGHRSTTVETIHLSRGGRDEKIAVSPEDLVLVTNGSMTDASSLGSHTAAPPPAPHRSDAWLLWHRLARGREDFGNPDAFDKHVKESRWESFTVTTKDPAFLDALEKLSGRETGRGGLMTFTDSNWLLTIVANRQPVYRDQPDGVSVWWGYGLFPGRAGNHTPKPMTMCSGREILEEVLHHLRLDEEVAARVLATSTVVPCLMPYITSQFLARRRDDRPKVVPEGSVNLAFIGQFADVPDDVVFTVEYSIRTAWTAVAQLLSLDKRPPAVYKGHHDPHVLAAALETMHRR; the protein is encoded by the coding sequence GTGATGGCGAAGGCGTATCTGGTGGGCAGCGGCATCGCGGCGCTGTCCGCGGCCACGTTCCTGATCCGCGACGGCGGGTTCAAGGGTTCGGACATCCACCTCTTCGAAGGGCAGCGGAACGTCGGCGGCAGCCTGGACGCGGGCGGTACTGCGGACGCGGGCTACACCATGCGCGGCGGGCGGATGTTCGAGGCCGAGTTCCGCTGCACCTACGACCTCCTGGCCGACATCCCCACCCTCGACGACCCCTCGGTGTCCGTGACGCAGGAAATCCTGGCCGGACACGAGGAGTTCGCCTGGGACGACATCGCACGCCTCGTCGACGGCGACGGGAAGATCGTCGACACCCGCTCGATGGGGTTCTCCGAACACGACCGCCTGGCCCTGGTGCGCTGCCTGGCGGCCCCCGAGGGACACCTGGACGGCAGGCGGATCACGGACTGCTTCGGCGAGCACTTCTTCACCACGAACTTCTGGTTCATGTGGTGCACCACGTTCGCTTTCCAGCCCTGGCACAGCGCGATCGAGTTCCGGCGTTACCTGAGGCGCTTCATCCACCTCTTCCCCGAGTTCTCGTCCATGTCGAGCATCTACCGGACCCGTTACAACCAGTACGACTCCATCGTGCGGCCGCTGACCGCCTGGCTCCGGGAGCGCGGCGTCACCGTCCACACCGGCTGCCACGTCACCGACCTCGGCCTCGCGCCCGGGCACCGGAGCACCACAGTCGAAACCATCCATCTCTCCCGGGGCGGCCGCGACGAGAAGATCGCCGTGTCCCCCGAGGACCTGGTCCTGGTCACCAACGGCTCCATGACCGACGCCTCCAGCCTCGGCTCGCACACCGCCGCGCCGCCGCCGGCTCCCCATCGCTCGGACGCCTGGCTGCTGTGGCATCGGTTGGCGCGGGGACGCGAGGACTTCGGTAACCCGGACGCCTTCGACAAGCACGTCAAGGAGTCCCGCTGGGAGTCGTTCACCGTCACCACCAAGGACCCTGCCTTCCTCGACGCGCTGGAGAAGTTGAGTGGCCGCGAGACCGGCCGGGGCGGGCTGATGACGTTCACCGACTCCAACTGGCTGCTCACCATCGTCGCCAACCGCCAGCCGGTCTACCGCGACCAGCCCGATGGCGTTTCGGTCTGGTGGGGTTACGGCCTCTTCCCCGGCCGCGCGGGCAACCACACGCCCAAACCTATGACGATGTGCTCCGGCCGGGAGATCCTCGAAGAGGTCCTCCACCATCTGCGCCTCGACGAGGAGGTCGCGGCCCGCGTCCTGGCCACCTCCACCGTCGTGCCCTGCCTGATGCCGTACATCACCAGCCAGTTCCTGGCCCGCCGCCGCGACGACCGGCCCAAGGTCGTTCCCGAGGGGTCGGTCAACCTCGCCTTCATCGGCCAGTTCGCCGATGTGCCCGACGATGTCGTCTTCACCGTCGAGTACTCCATACGCACCGCCTGGACAGCCGTGGCCCAACTCCTCAGCCTCGACAAACGACCGCCTGCCGTCTACAAGGGCCACCACGACCCCCACGTCCTGGCCGCCGCCCTGGAAACCATGCACCGCCGGTGA